ATGTAGGGAAACTAAGAGAAGTGAAAACATTTTATTCCAAGTTCGGCTTTCCTGATGTGAAAGACATGATATTTCGTCCTGAGAAACATGGTGTTGAAGCGAAAAATATTGTGAGGATTGAGCCATCAAAAACTCGGTTTACTGATAATAAACGAGCCGATGAACTGGCTGGAATTGATAGAGCTTTCAGGAAAAAACATAACTTGGTGTGGCACCATACAGAAGAAGAAGGAGTATTGGTTCTTGTACATAAGGAGCCTCATGATGCATTTCGGCACACCGGAGGTTTTTATTTATGGGGAGGAAAGTATAGACGGCTGCCGAAAGAAGTGCAGAAAAAGCATCAGTTTGACTGCCCTATAAATCCAGCCGGGACATTCTTAGGGGATGCGGTGCGTCAACTTCCGCGACCAACAACATTAGTGGCATGTAGGAGCTGGAATCCCTAAAGGGTTTGCTCTTAAGTGATAGTAATGGACACGATGAAGAAATTCGTTAGTGATTAAAAAATTAAAGTCGAGGAAAAGAAATGAATGATTACAATGACCCACTATTGGATGATGTTGCTTATTGGAAAAATAGGGTGATTGAAGAGAAAGAGCCTTTTATCTGGATGCTTAAAGGGATCGAGCAAGGTCCGATTTGTCCTGAGGTTCAGGAGTGTCTTGATTATTGGGAGGAAGAATTTCCGGATATAGAGCGTATCTTCCGGATAGTGAATTGTCTGCCCTTTGCAAACGAAAGATTAATTCCTGGGTATGACCACTTTGGAGACTATGAGGAGTTAGATTTTATAGCATGGTGTTTATGGTTTCTCCACCCGTTTAGAACCTATACTAGTTTTGAAGAATTTTTTGAAAAACCAGGCCTTTACCCAAGTAAAACTCTATTTACCAAGATAACTGGGTCCTGTTGTCGGCCCCCGCAGGAACATGCCCGGTACATTGTTACTTGGCCTGTAGCTGAGCGATGGTGGGAGAAGGGTGTTGATCGGGGTGTTATTCGTTGTGTGGATGGGGTGTATCTGCCTGATGATGGGTATGTGCGGAAATTGATTGAAACCCTGCGGGAGGTTGGTTTTCCGTGGGACGGGGTGGATTTGGATTGGTTGTTGGGTGAGGTTCGTCAGGGTCGTAGAGTTGAGGCGGTAGGGATTGATGCGTCAAAGATTGAGGCACCACGGAAGAGTAAGAAACAGTTGGTGAACGAGTGTATTGAGAAGAATGAGCAGTGGTGTGGGCATGAGTTGCCGAAGGGGTTAAAGAAGTTTTGGCGTTCGGGTAAGGAGTTGGGGGAGGATCGTGAGTGGGTTTCGGGTCCGTGGCATCCGTTGAATGGGATGTCTGTTGAGATTTTTGAGTGTGATCGTTTTATTGATAATGCGAAGGTAGCGAGTGAGTGGGTGGGGCGTCATGGTGTTGTGGTGTTTGCTGGTGGTGAGGAAGGGTTTCATGAGTGTTTAGGGATTAATGTTGAGCGTCCTGGGGTGCCGGTGGGTGCGGTGGTGTATTTGGATAATGAGGGTGATCATCCTGTTACCCAGGTAGCGAAGGATTTTGATGAGTTTATGAAGATGTTGTCTTCGTGTCCTTTGGAGGATATAGATCCTTATGATGAGGATGTGGAAGATCGTTTGATTTATGTGGATCCTGATGAGGCTGCGAGGGTGCCGGTAGCGTTGCCTATTCCTGGCAGACCAGACCCACGTGATGATCCTGAATGGTGATATAACGATGTTTATTTCTAGAATTCCTTGGCGGCGTTTTTTACAGAAGGTGGGTTTAATGAAGAACTCTTTGAGTGATGACAAGGTGTTTAATGATGAAGAACTAAGGAAGATGGCAACATGGAAGCGTGGGGTTATCTTGATTGGTGAGCCCTGGGTGTGGAACCTTAAAGGGGTTCAACAAGGACCGATTGATCCTAAGATGATGGAGGTGCTTGATTACTGGGAGAAAGAATTCCCAGATATTGAGCGTATCTACCGAGTTGGGTATTCGCTGACGATTCAAAACTCAACTCCATATTTGAAGGAGGATCATTTTGGTCCTTATAATGAGGACGACTTTGTTGCTTTGTGTTTGTGGTTGATTAAACCTTTTAAAACCTATTCTTCTTTTGATGAAGTTTATGATTCGCTTGATACTACTGCTGCGGAAAAAAGTTATTTTGTAGCCGGAACCCGGGATTCCTTTAGACCGATAGAGGGGCATGACT
This genomic interval from Corynebacterium poyangense contains the following:
- a CDS encoding SMI1/KNR4 family protein translates to MNDYNDPLLDDVAYWKNRVIEEKEPFIWMLKGIEQGPICPEVQECLDYWEEEFPDIERIFRIVNCLPFANERLIPGYDHFGDYEELDFIAWCLWFLHPFRTYTSFEEFFEKPGLYPSKTLFTKITGSCCRPPQEHARYIVTWPVAERWWEKGVDRGVIRCVDGVYLPDDGYVRKLIETLREVGFPWDGVDLDWLLGEVRQGRRVEAVGIDASKIEAPRKSKKQLVNECIEKNEQWCGHELPKGLKKFWRSGKELGEDREWVSGPWHPLNGMSVEIFECDRFIDNAKVASEWVGRHGVVVFAGGEEGFHECLGINVERPGVPVGAVVYLDNEGDHPVTQVAKDFDEFMKMLSSCPLEDIDPYDEDVEDRLIYVDPDEAARVPVALPIPGRPDPRDDPEW